The sequence AGCTCACCCTGAAAAACTCCCTGCTGCCTCCAGCAAGAAAGGTGGGGGAAAGCAGACTCTCCAAGGTGCTCTACGGATTGTGTTGGAACTTTAGCGCTGTGCTGGTCCAATATTCTAGTGCCTATATTGCAGGTTCTTAAgttgaaatgtatttttttttaaactttcatttctatagtgcctttcatgaccactgtaaatgtcaaagcgctttacagccaatgaagtacttttggagtgtggtcactgttgtaatgtgggaaacgtggcagccattttgcacacagcaagctcccacacagcaatgtgataatgactcagatcatctgtttgtaatgttggttgagggataaattattggccagaacaccaccaGAAATAACTCTCCTgctgtttgaaatagtgccatgggatattttacatcttgGTTTAACATCCATTCCAAAAGACTGCCCCTCcaagtcagtgcggcgctcccttggccctgcccctctgacagtctagatttttgtgctcgggaCCCTGGAGGGGAAcgtaaacctacaaccttctgactgagtcgagtgtgttgcccactgagccatggttgacactgACAAAAGACCAAGTACTTCTCTTGACTTCAGAGCAAGGTCCCATGCTGTTGGTCGATGCCTGGGAACAGGTGGTTCAACTTGGCATTTTGAAGGATGGGTGAGACTCCTGCCTGGCTCTCGTGTGGACCTGATGCTCGGGTAGGAGCCTTTTTCTGGGAGACTGTCTCCAATTGTGCGCTTCCCCACTAGCTAGTGCAAGTGGTAGGAAACGGTGGTTAAGGTGGATGAGACGCCAGGTTTTATGCCATCTTGCACAACTCTGTGACTAGCATTTTAGCAGTCAGTATATTGGGGATATCCTGGGACTGGTATTCAGAACCTGTTAAGATTTACTAAATTTCTACAACTCTAAATCTAGATTTGAATTGTACACCATACGTGAACAGACTAGGAGAGCGTGCAGTACAGACTCACccaaatgataccagggctaaaagtgtTTGACGATGGATTGCATAGACTCTGcttgtgcagcaaaggttcactcaaCTGATTCCTGCCAATTGTCGAATGAAGAAAGGTTAAATAGATTGGGCCTACATTCCCTAGAGGCTAGAAGAatcagatctcattgaaacactttttttttttttttcctacaAGGCTTGACCAGATGGAAGCTGAGAGGTTAttttccctgggctggggagtctagaactaggtcaCTGTCTtcagataaggggttggccatttaggactgagtgaagaagtttctcctcatgagggtggtgaatctttggaattctccagcccagagggctggggaggctgtctttgagtatattcaaggctgagatcgatagattttaaaaaaataagcgaatcaagggatatggggttcagACGGGAAAGTATtggggttgaagatcagccatgatattaaatggcagagcaggctcgaatgaccgactcctgttcctatttcttgtgtattccctcgagtttagattaaggggtgatctaattgaggtgtttaagatgattaaagtagCTGGGGTAAAGGGAGAGAAACCATTTCTTctagtgggggagtccagaacaaggggataactttaaaattagatcaGGGGTGATGTAAGGAAACACTTCACACAcatggcagtgggaatctggaacttgctgctcccaaaaagctgttgctgggggtgggtggggggggggtcaattAAATTTCTAAACGTGCGATTTATAGATTTGTTCAGCAAGGGTATtgtgggttacggaaccaaggcaagttgagatacagatcatccatgatcttattgaatggcggagcaggctcgaggggccgtatggctcacCTCTGCTCTTATTTGTTCTTGTGCTCTTAACTAAACTGGCTGCAAGGTGTGTATTGATCAGTTTATTCTGTTGTTTCCCCCCATCTCTTCCAGACTTGACTACGTGTccttcacagccaaagaagtattCGGGTTCCGAGGTGAGCAAGGCCACCAATACTGCAAGGTCAACCAAAGCAAAGCCGGTGAAACCCTCCGAAGCTATTTCTGCCGAGCAGAAGAATTTGGATGCAAAGCTGAAGCCTGCAATGGCCAAGGTGGCTGTCAAATCCAAAGCGAGGGTGCAGCCAGGTAGCTCCGCCTCCAAGGCTCCGACTGGCCCTGGGCTCCAGCAATCACCAAAACCGGCGAAAGGCAGTGCTGGGAAGCACCTGCCGCCCAGTCGAAGGGAGTCTACTTCTTCCAGGAAGTCCCTCTCGGAAAGTGACGTTAGGAAGCCTGCCGCTGTGGAGCAGGTTCAGCTTCAAGCTGAGCCAGAAAATTCTGCCGAAGAGCAGACCGTTGTGGAGGAAGAGGAAACTCCGGTTTTGAACGCGGCGATGCCCAACCAAGAAGCTGAGGCTGTTGCGGGCACGAGCCCCCAGGGTTTCCCGCCAATCGCCACCGTGCCATCTCTGCTGGGAATGCCGAAGGCCCCTGGCCACGTCGACCAAATGAAGGACTCTGCCTCACCAGAGCAGAAAGTGGGGAATACAAGGCTCGAAGCCAGTGCCTGCATGGCAGAACTCCAAGCTGTGGAGAATGAAGCTTCTGGCCAGATGATGCAACAATCAGCTGAGGAAGATAAAGGGGAGCTGAATTATGGCCAGGAGTTGGAAGTTGTCTTGGGCTCAAACAGAGGTGCGGAGATGGAAATAGAAAATGCAAGAGTTATTGAAGGCAACGAGCTTGATGTAGTCGAGGTAATCGCCAGGGATTCGAACCAAATCAAAGCTGAACCGATTATAGATGAGAAAATTGCTGGTATTGACGGCAAGGTGGGCCATCTAGACGTGCAGAGCCTACCACCTCTACTTCAGGAATCTACTTTGCTAGGCTCTGAAGAGAATGAGTTAGATCTGGATTGTGGGTCTCTGACTCCTGCTGTGCACAGCCTGCCTGCTGAATATGTAATCAAAGAGGACAATGTTGCCCTTGTACCAATATTGGAGGATCTGGGAGATCCCAGTGGGCCTACTCTGGGAGGTTATCTCGAAGATGGGAGTTCCCCAGAGACCAATAGTGATGTGTCTAATGTAGAGAAAGTGAAGCTAACCATGTACGAGTATTCCGAAGAGGCGGATACTGAGGAATCTCCTCCCGATGAGCTTTGCCCAGAAGCACTTCAAAGTCAAGATGACCAAGATCTAGTCTTCAAGCCTCGGAACCTGCTGGTGGAGACTGTGCCGGTATCTTGCCGGTTGGAATGTCCAGTTGAGAATGGGAACTGGCCCCCTGGAGAGAAGCTTGGAATTTCACCGGAAGATTCACACGGAGACCAGGGCGTGTCCAAGTCCAGCACGCTGAGCGGTCCTGATCTGGCCGGGAAAAGCAGCAGCCCCACCAGCACTCCCGAGGAATTGAAGGACTATGACAGTAGCTCGGGAGTGGAATCTAAGTCCGATGAGAAAGTGGAACCCGTCGACCTCTGCCTCCCTCAGACGGACGAGCTGAGCCCACTGGATGATCTCCTGGATCAGGATTTGGGGATCCACTTGGAAAGGGGCGATGAGGAGCCAGAGACGCTGGCGGCAGATGACCTACAAGGGGATCCTCCAACCGAGCCCCTCGTGTCTTCAGAGGATGAAGACCCCTCTGAGGTCGACCTTGACCGTGTGGTGACTGGGGAGCCGGTCCCGTGTGGGCTGGAAGGGATTGACAACCCAGTATTTGAGGACAAAGCCGCAACTGAATCCAAATCCGATGGGCAGCCCCCAGCTGCGTGCTCTCCCCATTTCAAGCCCTTGACTCTGCGCGCTGTGGACGAGCGGGAAGAGCTAGCAACTGCCGAGACCCCCGCTCCCCTCGGATTTGGACAACTGGACcccgctgctcctgctcctcctcctcctccgaatgGCTTGCTGTCAGGTGCTGGCTCCTTGTTGGATGATCCCGCCGGTCACCAGATTGAAAGCCTTCCTGCCCCGATTGGCCAGGAGCCCCGCGGACCCGAAGCCAGCCCTTCCGCTGGGGAccactgtcctcctctcccaagcgagTGCTCGAAGGACGGTGACCCCGGAGCGACTCTTGCCCCACGCCATGAGCGTGGCCTGGCAGAAGACCACTCGGAGTCTGGTGACCAATGGAAGCCTTGCAACGTGCAGGAGCATGTGGCAGGTTATCCGAGAGACTGCCTCACTGGGGACTTGGCTAATAACCTCCCGAAGTTGAGCGATCCTGCCACTGACGCAAACGGAGGTCGCGAGCAGCAGTACTACTCTATTTGTGAAAAGAATGAGAGCATATTGACAGGTAATGTATAGAGCTTGGTTAAATGCTTTTTTTTTTTGTAAAAAGTAAACACATTTGCAAGTCTTTAAGGGTGAAGTTGGTGTGCAATAGATATTAGTACTGGATACATACGCCTGAAACTTGGACTGTGTAGAAGATATTCCGCACTGATAACTTGGATCGCATGTCTGTGAATTCTTTATTTTTACCCCAATTCGATGAATTTTTTTTGTATTTGTGCCACTGGATTCTCCGTACTGAACTTGCAGAAAATGATTAGAATTTATGTAAACCTTCCCATTTATTTTGTTTAAAATTGACTAATAAAGTGTTCTGTAAAACATTTTGGAACTGGCCCATTTTCATACAGGGGTTTTCTTCCGATCACTGCATTGTGGTGGGTGGGTATGGGTTAGTGGCTTTCCTGAGCcctctttattttccccctcttccccctccaatGGAACTGGAGCAAGTTGCTAAAATGTTGGTTTGGAATAGCTTTTCTAAATGTGGAACGTTGGCTGCCACGTGTAATAAATTGGTTTTGGACTGAGCTGGCCGTTAATTCTTTGTGAATGTAGTGCGGGTAACTGGAGCGGACAATCCATTTGAGCCAGTACCCCTTTTTAAACACCAAATTTTCTGGAAAGGAGAGATTATTGTGAAAATATAGCTGCATGGGCAGCTTCTAGGGCAAGTGAAATCACAAATTTACGacacattgtgtccgtgccggccgacaaagagctatccagtttaatcccattttccagctctctgtccgtagctctgtaggttacggcacttcaggtgcacatccaagtactttttaaatgtggtgagggtttctgcctctaccatcctttcaggcagtgagttccagacccccaccaccctctggatgaagacatttcccctcaaatctcctcaatcttccccccaattactttaaatcgatggcccctggttgttgacccctctgctaagggaaataggtcctttctatccaggcccctcataattttatacacctcaataaggtctcccctcagcctcctctgttccaaagaaaacaaccccagcctatccaatcttttttcatcgctaaaattctccagtccaggcaacatcctgataaatctcctctgcaccctctccagtgcaatcacatctcctgtaatgtggtgaccagaactgcccgcagtactcaagctgtg is a genomic window of Pristiophorus japonicus isolate sPriJap1 chromosome 24, sPriJap1.hap1, whole genome shotgun sequence containing:
- the LOC139237796 gene encoding BTB/POZ domain-containing protein 8-like, with the translated sequence MQSEGFDERPADVPSEAAKEAGVVATTNGGGAVKGPSGSKERHVGAVEAKPRARTATGGQAKAGNAGRQPASGRTASAQPSRGVGRKSGEAEPKALSRSAMSSHAKIMERKMAAKDRAGKGVANGACAASGEMAAKDQAGKGVANGACAASGNGSQSPQAESSGGPTKGLSRVGKVLPNSRAVPKVKSQALPRPSSAVSKKPPAVTTAKLPAARAERPLPSKSTRPDTAVASSSQSDPSAGAVRKLPTSRVTGERPAAARPAKPGVPSTGAHPEKLPAASSKKDLTTCPSQPKKYSGSEVSKATNTARSTKAKPVKPSEAISAEQKNLDAKLKPAMAKVAVKSKARVQPGSSASKAPTGPGLQQSPKPAKGSAGKHLPPSRRESTSSRKSLSESDVRKPAAVEQVQLQAEPENSAEEQTVVEEEETPVLNAAMPNQEAEAVAGTSPQGFPPIATVPSLLGMPKAPGHVDQMKDSASPEQKVGNTRLEASACMAELQAVENEASGQMMQQSAEEDKGELNYGQELEVVLGSNRGAEMEIENARVIEGNELDVVEVIARDSNQIKAEPIIDEKIAGIDGKVGHLDVQSLPPLLQESTLLGSEENELDLDCGSLTPAVHSLPAEYVIKEDNVALVPILEDLGDPSGPTLGGYLEDGSSPETNSDVSNVEKVKLTMYEYSEEADTEESPPDELCPEALQSQDDQDLVFKPRNLLVETVPVSCRLECPVENGNWPPGEKLGISPEDSHGDQGVSKSSTLSGPDLAGKSSSPTSTPEELKDYDSSSGVESKSDEKVEPVDLCLPQTDELSPLDDLLDQDLGIHLERGDEEPETLAADDLQGDPPTEPLVSSEDEDPSEVDLDRVVTGEPVPCGLEGIDNPVFEDKAATESKSDGQPPAACSPHFKPLTLRAVDEREELATAETPAPLGFGQLDPAAPAPPPPPNGLLSGAGSLLDDPAGHQIESLPAPIGQEPRGPEASPSAGDHCPPLPSECSKDGDPGATLAPRHERGLAEDHSESGDQWKPCNVQEHVAGYPRDCLTGDLANNLPKLSDPATDANGGREQQYYSICEKNESILTGNV